Proteins encoded within one genomic window of Mesobacillus subterraneus:
- the sirA gene encoding sporulation inhibitor of replication protein SirA, which produces MRSYQLYLIEDEFASHYFGRERMFYELFLEYSQANNDLKSIIAKQVKYVTKSIPVLRIHQLLHQQLSKAKGFHVQNGTYIYENNTNNSSATLKVHEKWLELDSHGQVDAETVFFEILRKCESSFLAIDLKSSKYGWLKPIKERKYI; this is translated from the coding sequence ATGAGATCCTACCAGCTATATCTAATAGAAGATGAATTTGCCTCCCATTATTTCGGAAGAGAACGGATGTTTTACGAATTATTTTTGGAATATAGTCAAGCGAACAACGATCTAAAATCGATCATTGCCAAGCAAGTCAAGTATGTAACCAAATCCATTCCAGTGCTTCGCATCCATCAGCTCCTGCATCAACAGCTTTCGAAGGCAAAAGGATTTCATGTTCAGAACGGCACATATATTTATGAAAATAATACAAATAACAGTTCAGCCACACTTAAAGTACATGAGAAATGGCTGGAGTTGGATTCCCATGGACAAGTTGACGCTGAAACGGTTTTTTTTGAAATTCTCCGTAAATGTGAATCATCATTCCTGGCTATTGACCTTAAATCAAGCAAATACGGCTGGCTCAAGCCGATTAAAGAACGTAAATATATATAA
- a CDS encoding PLP-dependent cysteine synthase family protein — MTVYRNIHEIIGRTPMVELTQFHIPSEVRLFAKLEYLNPGGSIKDRLGLELIDEAFRTGKLVKGGTLIEPTAGNTGIGLALAAINKGIDVVFVVPEKFSIEKQTVMKALGANIIHTPTSEGMAGAIRKTEQLLKEIPNSYSPSQFSNPSNPETYYKTLGPEIWQDVNGEIDIFVAGAGTGGTFMGTAKFLKEKNPMIKTVIVEPEGSILKGGESGPHKTEGIGMEFLPPYMDSALFDEIYTIYDNDAFDTVKELAAKEGILAASSSGAALQAALQEARKAPPGTNIVTVFPDGSERYLSKRIYEGGI, encoded by the coding sequence ATGACGGTTTACCGCAATATCCATGAAATAATTGGACGTACACCCATGGTTGAACTTACCCAATTCCATATTCCTAGCGAGGTTCGTTTATTTGCAAAGCTGGAATACTTAAATCCAGGAGGCAGCATTAAAGACCGACTGGGATTAGAGTTGATCGACGAGGCTTTCCGTACAGGCAAACTGGTCAAAGGCGGTACACTAATCGAGCCAACAGCAGGAAATACGGGAATCGGTCTGGCGTTGGCGGCGATCAACAAAGGAATTGATGTTGTCTTTGTGGTGCCTGAAAAATTCAGCATCGAAAAACAGACGGTGATGAAGGCTCTCGGAGCAAATATCATCCATACACCTACTTCGGAAGGGATGGCTGGAGCTATCCGCAAAACAGAACAATTGCTGAAAGAAATCCCGAATTCTTACTCACCATCCCAATTTTCCAATCCGTCAAATCCGGAAACATATTATAAGACACTGGGACCTGAGATTTGGCAAGACGTAAATGGTGAGATTGATATTTTCGTAGCTGGTGCCGGTACTGGTGGAACATTCATGGGGACAGCGAAATTTTTAAAAGAAAAAAATCCAATGATAAAGACCGTCATTGTTGAACCGGAAGGATCGATTCTAAAAGGAGGCGAGTCTGGTCCCCATAAAACAGAAGGAATCGGAATGGAATTTCTTCCGCCATATATGGACTCTGCTTTATTTGATGAAATCTATACTATTTACGATAATGATGCATTTGACACCGTGAAAGAACTCGCGGCTAAAGAGGGAATCCTTGCTGCAAGCTCATCTGGTGCAGCTCTTCAAGCAGCTTTACAAGAGGCACGAAAAGCCCCTCCTGGCACAAACATTGTTACAGTCTTTCCAGACGGAAGTGAGCGTTATTTAAGCAAAAGAATCTACGAGGGGGGAATTTGA
- the mtnN gene encoding 5'-methylthioadenosine/S-adenosylhomocysteine nucleosidase, protein MRVGIIGAMDEEVDLLRSKLKDREDTYLAGSAFYLGEIDSLQVVLLKSGIGKVNAAMGTAILIDKFQPDVIINTGSAGGFHKNLNVGDVVISTEVRHHDVDVTIFGYEYGQVPRMPAYFAPDEKLVTVAKRSAEKIDGIQIVKGLIASGDAFMNDPERVEFIRSKMPNLYAAEMEAAAIAQVAHQFEVPFVVIRSLSDIAGKDSNISFDQFLETAAKNSAELILLMLKELKK, encoded by the coding sequence ATGAGAGTTGGGATTATCGGTGCAATGGATGAAGAAGTAGATTTACTTCGCAGCAAACTCAAAGACCGGGAAGATACGTATCTTGCTGGAAGTGCATTTTATCTAGGAGAGATTGATAGCTTGCAAGTAGTCCTGCTGAAGTCAGGAATCGGGAAAGTAAATGCGGCAATGGGGACAGCGATCCTTATTGATAAATTCCAACCAGATGTCATCATCAATACTGGTTCTGCCGGCGGTTTTCACAAAAACCTAAACGTCGGTGATGTCGTCATCTCAACAGAAGTAAGGCATCACGATGTTGATGTCACGATTTTTGGATACGAATATGGTCAGGTGCCAAGGATGCCTGCTTACTTCGCCCCAGATGAGAAGCTTGTCACAGTCGCGAAACGGAGTGCTGAAAAAATTGATGGCATTCAAATTGTTAAAGGCTTGATTGCTTCAGGGGATGCCTTCATGAATGACCCTGAGAGGGTAGAGTTCATCAGATCCAAGATGCCAAATTTGTACGCAGCTGAAATGGAAGCGGCAGCAATTGCCCAGGTAGCTCATCAATTTGAAGTCCCATTTGTTGTTATTAGGTCGCTTTCCGATATTGCAGGGAAAGATTCAAATATTTCGTTTGATCAATTTCTTGAAACCGCCGCTAAAAATTCCGCAGAATTGATTTTACTAATGTTAAAGGAGCTGAAGAAATAA
- a CDS encoding DUF2750 domain-containing protein — protein MNLREFEAVISQPAVIRYEYFIKKTADYEEVWGLYNVGWATAQDDMGNTLIPFFPNAKFAETFAKKEWEGFRAKSIDLVHFLEKWLPGMKSDGIKPSIFPTNTDSVVLEVDTLREALEAELEKY, from the coding sequence TTGAATCTACGTGAATTTGAAGCAGTCATCAGCCAGCCGGCAGTTATAAGATATGAATACTTCATTAAAAAAACAGCGGATTATGAAGAGGTCTGGGGACTATATAACGTTGGCTGGGCAACAGCCCAAGATGATATGGGCAATACACTGATCCCATTTTTTCCTAATGCGAAGTTCGCAGAGACTTTTGCAAAAAAAGAATGGGAAGGGTTTAGAGCAAAAAGTATTGATTTGGTCCACTTCCTCGAAAAATGGCTTCCGGGGATGAAATCTGATGGAATCAAACCTTCCATTTTCCCAACAAACACAGATTCTGTCGTATTGGAAGTGGACACGCTAAGGGAAGCTTTAGAAGCTGAGCTGGAGAAGTATTAA
- a CDS encoding lysozyme family protein, with product MKYTKKRPKKKKLVQRNFNLAILLFVAFVGFFLLDRFLDLYNQSFKKMNVGVNSSIGEVAKYTPMIEEELKKVGLDEHTITVAALMMQESRGKGGDPMQASESAGLPPNTIQDPRKSVQQGVKYFNRVVEYGNKKQVDFAAVIQSYNMGIGYIDFVAKNGGKHTEELAKEFSLLQVEKNPQTYNCGGDKNNFRYPYCYGDFTYSTKVAKHMESITVSNPANLNEESTQRSF from the coding sequence ATGAAATACACAAAGAAGAGACCCAAAAAGAAAAAACTAGTCCAGAGAAACTTCAATCTGGCAATTTTATTATTTGTAGCCTTCGTTGGATTTTTCTTGCTTGATAGATTTCTGGATTTATATAATCAAAGCTTCAAAAAAATGAATGTTGGTGTGAATAGTTCAATTGGAGAAGTGGCCAAATACACTCCGATGATTGAGGAAGAATTGAAAAAGGTGGGGCTGGACGAGCATACCATCACTGTCGCTGCTTTAATGATGCAGGAGAGCCGGGGGAAGGGAGGCGATCCTATGCAAGCCTCTGAATCTGCCGGTCTGCCACCAAATACGATTCAGGATCCCAGAAAAAGCGTCCAGCAAGGTGTAAAGTATTTCAATCGAGTTGTGGAATATGGAAATAAGAAGCAAGTAGACTTCGCTGCAGTCATCCAGTCATACAACATGGGAATCGGCTATATTGATTTTGTGGCGAAAAATGGGGGTAAGCATACCGAGGAGCTGGCAAAGGAATTTTCGTTGCTCCAGGTTGAAAAAAACCCGCAAACATATAATTGCGGCGGTGATAAGAACAATTTCCGTTATCCTTATTGCTATGGTGATTTCACCTATAGCACGAAGGTAGCAAAACATATGGAATCAATTACAGTGAGTAATCCAGCTAATTTAAACGAGGAAAGTACGCAACGCTCTTTTTAA
- a CDS encoding YneF family protein codes for MVWQFILVGILALIVGVALGFFIARRYMESYLKKNPPINEQMLKMMMMQMGMKPSQKKINQMMSAMNKQTGK; via the coding sequence ATGGTGTGGCAGTTTATTCTAGTTGGTATACTGGCATTAATTGTCGGTGTAGCGCTAGGATTTTTCATTGCTCGTAGATACATGGAGAGCTACTTAAAGAAAAATCCGCCAATTAACGAACAAATGCTTAAAATGATGATGATGCAGATGGGTATGAAACCATCCCAGAAGAAAATCAATCAAATGATGTCAGCAATGAACAAGCAGACAGGAAAATAA
- a CDS encoding response regulator transcription factor, with protein sequence MGKRVLVAEDEKRISHLLRMYLEREAFDVEVADNGDQALEKALHHSFDVIILDILMPGRNGFSVLEELRKTKDTPVIMLSAKGEAHDLKRGEELGASEYILKPFSPKDVVSKIKGLLN encoded by the coding sequence ATGGGGAAGAGAGTGCTAGTTGCTGAGGATGAAAAAAGAATTAGCCATTTATTAAGGATGTATTTAGAGAGAGAAGCATTTGATGTGGAAGTTGCGGACAATGGGGATCAAGCTTTGGAGAAAGCATTGCATCATTCCTTTGACGTTATCATCCTGGATATTTTAATGCCTGGAAGGAATGGTTTCTCAGTGTTGGAGGAACTCAGAAAAACTAAAGACACACCCGTGATCATGCTTTCTGCTAAAGGGGAAGCTCATGACCTTAAACGAGGAGAAGAACTAGGGGCCAGCGAATACATTTTGAAACCATTTAGCCCAAAGGATGTAGTTTCTAAAATTAAAGGACTTTTAAATTAA
- a CDS encoding SDR family NAD(P)-dependent oxidoreductase → MSGKFEGKTVIITGGSNGIGKGISKAYAIEKAHVCIADTDEIKGKELVSKLKELGGQAVFYRTDVRKEEDLVSLLDQVMQDFGKIDILINNAGVSRFKSLFELTTAEWEDVVFTNLRSVFIGSREAARRMEAGGRIINIASTRATMSQPNSEAYASSKGGILALTHALAASLQEKGITVNSISPGWIQTEDYGDLREKDHLQHWSNRVGKPEDIAKACLYIADPDNDFINGQDLVIDGGMTRKMIYEE, encoded by the coding sequence ATGTCAGGTAAGTTTGAGGGGAAAACGGTCATTATAACTGGTGGATCTAACGGGATTGGTAAAGGAATTTCGAAAGCATATGCTATTGAGAAAGCACATGTATGTATAGCCGATACAGATGAAATAAAGGGGAAAGAATTGGTTTCCAAGCTAAAAGAGCTAGGAGGACAAGCTGTCTTTTACAGAACGGATGTAAGGAAAGAAGAAGACCTGGTCAGCCTGCTGGATCAAGTTATGCAAGACTTCGGAAAGATCGATATTTTAATCAACAATGCTGGTGTTTCTAGATTCAAATCTCTGTTTGAGCTGACGACTGCTGAATGGGAGGATGTTGTGTTCACGAATCTAAGGAGTGTTTTCATCGGTTCTCGTGAAGCTGCCCGCAGGATGGAGGCAGGTGGCCGGATCATAAATATTGCTTCTACAAGGGCAACCATGTCTCAACCGAACTCAGAAGCCTATGCATCATCCAAAGGTGGAATCCTTGCTTTGACTCATGCCCTGGCAGCTTCACTTCAAGAAAAGGGAATAACGGTAAACTCTATCAGTCCTGGCTGGATTCAAACAGAGGATTATGGTGATCTCAGAGAGAAAGACCATCTTCAGCATTGGTCTAACCGTGTAGGTAAACCAGAAGATATAGCCAAAGCCTGTCTTTATATAGCTGACCCGGATAATGATTTTATAAATGGACAAGATCTTGTTATCGATGGTGGGATGACACGTAAAATGATTTATGAAGAATAA
- a CDS encoding Type 1 glutamine amidotransferase-like domain-containing protein, which produces MSKLVLLSDLRNNASDLKSKVKNLLGPQFIKLAYIPSRTDKEREYFAKARADFLGLGVTDLFYFDVDEEFESSQLEDFRSCDAIFLSGGNTYQFLKNLKERNIDKNIKEMVNEGKPLIGVSAGSIIMSKSIKIAAFQDENEVELHDLSGLGVVDFEFMPHRNRENHQFDSLLKYSLLQDEIIYTCHDGEGIVIEGDEIEFYGDIKKVRNGALV; this is translated from the coding sequence ATGAGTAAATTAGTATTACTGAGTGATTTAAGGAATAATGCTTCCGATTTAAAAAGCAAAGTCAAGAACTTATTAGGTCCCCAGTTTATTAAGCTTGCCTATATTCCATCTAGAACTGATAAGGAAAGGGAGTACTTTGCAAAAGCCAGGGCGGATTTTTTGGGATTGGGTGTTACTGATTTATTTTATTTTGATGTAGATGAAGAATTCGAATCATCCCAGCTGGAGGATTTTAGAAGCTGTGACGCCATTTTTCTGTCAGGGGGGAATACATATCAATTTTTAAAAAACTTGAAGGAACGGAACATTGATAAAAATATTAAAGAAATGGTGAATGAGGGAAAACCTTTAATCGGTGTAAGTGCAGGAAGCATAATCATGTCTAAATCAATTAAGATTGCTGCATTCCAAGATGAAAATGAAGTCGAGTTACATGATTTAAGTGGGTTAGGAGTGGTTGATTTTGAGTTCATGCCACATAGGAACAGAGAAAATCATCAGTTCGATAGCCTATTAAAATATTCTCTTCTTCAGGATGAAATTATTTATACATGCCATGACGGTGAAGGAATAGTCATTGAAGGAGATGAGATCGAGTTTTATGGAGATATAAAGAAGGTTCGTAATGGGGCATTAGTATAA
- a CDS encoding MFS transporter → MSRQNEDATAIVSQPEWLQAYVESPEKQKALYKRTLLIVVLSQIFGGAGLAAGITVGALLAKEMLGTDSVAGLPIALFTLGSAGAALVVGRLSQRYGRRAGLASGFLTGGIGAIGVIIAAVTNNIFLLFVALLIYGAGSATNLQARYAGTDLASPKQRATAVSIAMVSTTFGAVAGPNLVEAMGEFAISVGVPALSGPFILAAAAYIVAGLVLLFFLRPDPFVVARAIAVAERNAKTSSPDYVEEELVTDKRGIGVAALIMVLTQMVMVAIMTMTPVHMGSHGHGLSAVGMVIGFHIGAMYLPSLLTGVLVDKIGRATMAVASGVTLLISGIMAAVAPGESMLWITLALILLGLGWNFGLISGTALLVDATNPTNRAKMQGTVDVMVALSGATGGILSGMVVANSSFSFLSLAGGVLSLVLIPFVIWSNKR, encoded by the coding sequence ATGTCACGTCAAAATGAAGATGCTACGGCAATTGTGAGTCAACCCGAGTGGCTCCAAGCTTATGTAGAATCACCTGAAAAACAAAAAGCTTTATATAAAAGGACATTATTAATAGTTGTTTTATCCCAGATTTTTGGCGGTGCTGGTCTTGCTGCAGGTATTACCGTGGGTGCGCTGTTGGCTAAAGAGATGCTTGGCACGGATAGTGTTGCCGGTCTTCCGATAGCGCTTTTCACTCTGGGGTCTGCTGGAGCAGCCCTCGTTGTAGGACGCCTTTCACAACGTTATGGCAGGCGTGCGGGCCTGGCTTCAGGATTTTTAACTGGCGGAATTGGCGCGATTGGTGTAATCATCGCCGCAGTGACGAATAATATCTTTTTACTTTTTGTGGCGCTATTAATATACGGTGCAGGGAGTGCGACAAATTTACAGGCGCGGTATGCAGGGACGGATCTAGCCAGTCCGAAACAACGTGCGACAGCAGTCAGTATTGCAATGGTGTCCACAACATTTGGGGCTGTGGCTGGTCCAAACCTTGTCGAGGCAATGGGGGAGTTTGCTATATCTGTAGGGGTTCCAGCTTTGTCTGGACCATTCATTCTCGCAGCTGCAGCCTATATCGTTGCTGGATTAGTATTATTGTTTTTCCTCCGTCCAGATCCGTTTGTGGTCGCCAGAGCGATTGCAGTGGCAGAACGGAATGCTAAAACCAGTTCTCCTGATTATGTAGAAGAAGAACTCGTAACGGATAAGCGGGGTATTGGAGTTGCAGCTCTTATTATGGTCCTCACACAAATGGTCATGGTTGCAATCATGACGATGACTCCGGTACATATGGGCAGCCATGGACATGGTTTAAGTGCGGTAGGTATGGTCATTGGGTTTCATATTGGGGCAATGTATTTGCCATCTTTGTTGACTGGAGTACTTGTTGATAAAATCGGACGTGCGACGATGGCGGTTGCTTCAGGAGTTACTCTTCTGATTTCAGGAATTATGGCTGCTGTTGCTCCTGGAGAATCCATGCTTTGGATTACCCTTGCACTCATACTACTCGGCCTCGGCTGGAACTTTGGTCTGATCAGCGGTACCGCCCTCCTAGTCGATGCGACAAATCCCACGAACCGCGCAAAAATGCAAGGAACTGTGGATGTGATGGTCGCTTTGTCTGGAGCCACGGGCGGGATACTTTCCGGGATGGTCGTAGCGAATTCGAGCTTTTCTTTCCTCTCACTTGCAGGTGGGGTACTGTCTTTAGTTTTAATACCATTTGTGATTTGGTCAAATAAAAGGTAA
- a CDS encoding S-ribosylhomocysteine lyase, with amino-acid sequence MVKKMNVESFNLDHTKVAAPYIRLAGTTQGASGDVIHKYDIRFCQPNKEHMKMPGLHSLEHLMAENIRNHHASVVDISPMGCQTGFYLSVINHVDYDNILEVLEKTLNDVLEADEVPACNEIQCGWAASHSLEGAKEIAAKMLAKKDEWRQVFAE; translated from the coding sequence ATGGTAAAGAAAATGAATGTTGAAAGCTTTAATTTAGATCATACAAAAGTGGCCGCTCCATATATCCGATTGGCAGGAACTACACAAGGCGCAAGTGGCGATGTCATTCATAAATATGATATCCGATTCTGCCAGCCGAACAAGGAACATATGAAAATGCCTGGACTTCACTCTCTTGAGCATCTCATGGCGGAAAATATTCGTAATCATCATGCCAGTGTCGTAGATATTAGTCCAATGGGCTGCCAGACTGGGTTTTATCTTTCGGTGATCAACCATGTTGATTACGACAATATTCTTGAAGTGTTAGAAAAAACTCTGAATGATGTGCTTGAGGCAGATGAGGTTCCTGCCTGCAATGAAATTCAGTGCGGATGGGCTGCTAGCCACAGCCTTGAGGGAGCAAAAGAAATTGCAGCAAAAATGCTGGCAAAAAAAGATGAGTGGCGCCAGGTCTTTGCTGAATAA
- a CDS encoding GNAT family N-acetyltransferase: MYQYFNGLVIREGTEGIQADNVEKLFEDAGWASNTPVWQKEKFSLIFKNSTWAFTVWDQNEMVGMVRVISDQIMAANIMDLAVLSEYRGKGIGKKLVQLCVQKLPHGDWFAHTSASNFNFYEKCGFEVKDLSQNGTCAYYGYIQARKDGQR, from the coding sequence ATGTATCAATATTTTAATGGACTTGTCATACGGGAAGGCACGGAAGGGATACAGGCGGATAATGTTGAAAAGCTTTTTGAAGACGCAGGTTGGGCAAGCAATACTCCAGTTTGGCAAAAGGAAAAGTTTTCGTTGATATTCAAAAATTCCACTTGGGCATTTACCGTTTGGGACCAAAATGAAATGGTTGGAATGGTCAGGGTCATTTCGGATCAGATTATGGCAGCGAACATTATGGACTTGGCAGTTTTATCAGAATATCGAGGAAAAGGTATTGGCAAGAAACTTGTGCAGCTTTGTGTACAAAAGCTTCCTCACGGAGATTGGTTTGCCCATACTTCTGCCAGCAATTTTAACTTCTACGAAAAATGCGGGTTTGAGGTTAAGGATCTTTCGCAAAATGGTACTTGCGCGTATTATGGGTACATCCAGGCTCGTAAGGATGGACAACGATAG
- a CDS encoding class I SAM-dependent DNA methyltransferase: MGREFIPLFDEWAEFYDETVSGHDVEYKEVFEKYEEILDLVAQKSNGRVLEFGVGTGNLTEKLIGLGREVYGVEPSKVMREKTKARFMNLDLYDGDFIQFPNLHGKIDSIVSTYAFHHLTDDEKDTAIKLYSELLDTGGKIVFADTAFLNERDRNERHRIVKEQGYENLLKDLQSEYYTTLEILKQIFEINGFQVNFEKLNSYVWLMEAVKEK; encoded by the coding sequence TTGGGCAGAGAATTTATCCCCTTATTTGACGAATGGGCAGAGTTTTACGACGAAACGGTTTCTGGGCATGACGTTGAATATAAAGAAGTTTTTGAAAAATATGAGGAAATTTTAGATTTAGTTGCTCAAAAGTCAAATGGGAGGGTACTTGAATTTGGTGTTGGCACAGGGAATCTTACCGAAAAACTAATCGGATTGGGCAGAGAGGTATATGGAGTGGAGCCTTCAAAAGTCATGAGGGAAAAAACGAAGGCTCGGTTTATGAATCTAGATTTATACGATGGAGATTTTATTCAATTCCCAAATCTTCATGGAAAAATTGATTCCATTGTCAGTACCTATGCTTTTCATCATTTAACCGATGATGAAAAGGATACCGCCATAAAGCTTTACAGTGAATTGTTAGATACTGGTGGGAAGATCGTATTCGCGGATACAGCTTTTTTAAATGAAAGAGACCGCAATGAAAGGCATAGGATAGTAAAGGAACAAGGATACGAGAATCTCCTTAAGGATTTGCAGAGCGAGTACTATACGACTCTTGAGATATTAAAGCAGATCTTCGAGATAAATGGTTTCCAGGTGAATTTTGAAAAGTTAAATTCCTATGTTTGGCTAATGGAAGCCGTGAAAGAAAAGTAA
- a CDS encoding bifunctional cystathionine gamma-lyase/homocysteine desulfhydrase → MKRKTKMIHGGIPGDKTTGAVSFPIYQVSTYKQDDVGVHKGYEYSRTGNPTRFALEELIKNLEEGKRGFAFGSGMASITAVMMLFNSGDHIILTDDVYGGTYRVMNKVLNRIGIESTFVDTTDLEAVKAAIQPNTKALYIETPTNPLLKVTDIKACAELAKENELLTIVDNTFSTPYWQTPLTLGADMVLHSATKYLGGHSDVVAGLVVVNDEQLADDLHFVQNSTGGILGPQDSWLLVRGIKTLGLRMEAHEANTKKIVEFLTDHKSVEKIYYPGLEIHPQHEIAKEQAGGFGGMVSFDVGSGEKAAEVLSKLKYFTLAESLGAVESLISVPAKMTHASIPAERRAELGITDGLIRISVGIEDVEDLIEDLDQALQ, encoded by the coding sequence ATGAAACGCAAAACAAAAATGATTCACGGAGGTATTCCGGGAGATAAAACTACGGGAGCCGTGTCGTTTCCAATTTACCAGGTAAGCACTTACAAGCAAGATGATGTTGGAGTCCACAAAGGCTATGAATATTCACGGACAGGCAATCCAACCCGATTTGCCTTAGAAGAGTTGATCAAGAATCTGGAGGAAGGGAAAAGAGGATTTGCCTTTGGTTCCGGAATGGCGTCCATCACAGCAGTAATGATGCTCTTTAACTCAGGAGACCACATCATTTTAACGGATGATGTCTATGGCGGGACCTACAGGGTTATGAACAAGGTTCTTAATCGTATCGGCATTGAATCCACATTTGTGGACACAACGGACCTTGAAGCGGTAAAGGCAGCTATTCAGCCAAATACAAAAGCTTTGTATATCGAGACACCAACAAATCCGCTATTAAAGGTAACAGACATTAAGGCATGCGCAGAGCTGGCAAAAGAAAATGAACTGCTGACAATCGTCGACAATACTTTCAGCACACCTTACTGGCAGACACCGCTGACTTTGGGGGCTGATATGGTCCTGCATTCGGCAACTAAATATCTCGGTGGTCATAGCGATGTAGTGGCTGGATTGGTTGTCGTGAACGATGAACAACTGGCTGATGATCTTCATTTTGTCCAAAACTCTACTGGAGGGATTTTAGGGCCTCAGGACTCCTGGCTGCTTGTGAGGGGAATCAAGACTTTAGGTCTTCGGATGGAAGCACACGAGGCGAATACCAAAAAAATCGTCGAGTTTCTTACGGACCACAAGAGTGTGGAAAAAATTTATTATCCAGGTCTCGAAATCCACCCTCAGCATGAAATCGCTAAGGAACAGGCAGGAGGATTTGGTGGCATGGTCAGCTTTGATGTAGGAAGCGGTGAAAAAGCGGCAGAGGTACTCAGCAAGCTAAAATATTTCACCCTTGCTGAAAGTTTAGGGGCAGTAGAGAGCTTAATCTCAGTCCCGGCAAAAATGACCCACGCATCCATCCCGGCTGAGCGCAGAGCAGAACTTGGGATTACAGACGGGTTAATCCGTATTTCGGTAGGAATTGAAGATGTTGAGGACTTGATAGAGGATTTAGACCAAGCATTGCAATAG
- a CDS encoding FMN-dependent NADH-azoreductase yields the protein MATVLYISANPKPVEESFSLSVGEEFIKAYRKNNPEDEVVRLDLYNMDVPFIDTDVFSGWGKLQQGSAFDQLSDDEKQKVSAINQLTDQFVNGDKYIFVTPFWNFSFPPKMKAYIDNIAIAGKTFKYTAEGPVGLLEGKKALHIQARGGVYSEGPAKDLEFGDRYLRAVLSFLGISDAQTLAIEGMAAMPDKAQEIKQQAIQRAIELANQF from the coding sequence ATGGCTACAGTGCTTTACATTTCAGCGAATCCAAAACCGGTTGAAGAATCGTTCAGTTTATCGGTTGGGGAGGAGTTCATAAAAGCCTACCGTAAAAACAACCCTGAAGATGAAGTCGTCAGATTGGACCTTTATAACATGGACGTACCATTCATAGATACAGACGTTTTCAGCGGCTGGGGCAAATTACAGCAAGGATCTGCTTTCGATCAGCTTAGTGATGATGAAAAACAAAAGGTTAGCGCGATCAATCAACTAACAGACCAGTTTGTTAACGGAGATAAATATATCTTTGTCACTCCTTTTTGGAACTTCAGTTTCCCGCCAAAAATGAAAGCTTATATTGATAACATTGCGATTGCCGGGAAAACATTCAAGTATACTGCAGAAGGCCCGGTAGGTTTACTTGAAGGCAAGAAAGCTCTGCACATCCAGGCCCGTGGCGGCGTTTACTCAGAAGGACCTGCGAAAGATTTGGAATTCGGAGACCGTTATCTCCGCGCAGTTCTTTCATTCTTGGGTATTAGCGATGCACAAACATTGGCAATTGAGGGAATGGCAGCAATGCCTGATAAAGCACAGGAAATCAAACAACAGGCCATTCAACGTGCGATTGAGCTTGCAAATCAATTTTAA